In a genomic window of Vigna angularis cultivar LongXiaoDou No.4 chromosome 6, ASM1680809v1, whole genome shotgun sequence:
- the LOC108332843 gene encoding nifU-like protein 2, chloroplastic isoform X1, with product MQVVVLNTQSCCRAPQLPSSSRSFVSKKGTRFFGGHASFRRKGNVLRSSFRIHLSRSTRSLAVKCVATPNPAVELPLTAENVESVLDEIRPYLIADGGNVALHEIDGNVVRLKLQGACGSCPSSVTTMKLGIERRLMEKIPEIVAVEPIADEETGLELNEENIEKVLEEIRPYLVGAADGTLELVAIDEPIVKIRITGPAASVMTVRVAVTQKLREKIPAIAAVQLL from the exons ATGCAAGTTGTGGTGCTGAATACTCAATCCTGCTGCAGAGCCCCACAACTTCCTTCATCTTCTCGTTCCTTCGTATCAAAAAag GGAACCAGGTTTTTCGGTGGGCATGCTTCTTTCAGGAGGAAGGGCAACGTTTTGCGTTCTTCCTTTCGGATTCATTTATCGCGCTCTACACGTAGCCTTG CAGTAAAGTGTGTTGCTACTCCGAATCCAGCTGTGGAACTGCCATTAACTGCTGAAAATGTAGAAAGTGTATTGGATGAAATTCGACCGTATCTCATTGCAGATGGTGGAAATGTGGCTTTACATGAAATTGATGGCAATGTTGTGCGGTTGAAGCTACAGGGAGCATGTGGTTCGTGTCCAAGCTCTGTTACAACAATGAAATTGGGCATTGAGCGTCGACTGATGGAGAAGATCCCTGAAATAGTGGCGGTTGAACCGATAGCTGATGAAGAAACTGGTCTTGAACTAAATGAAGAAAACATAGAGAAG GTTCTTGAGGAAATAAGGCCCTACTTGGTCGGGGCTGCTGATGGAACTCTTGAGTTGGTGGCTATTGATGAGCCAATAGTAAAGATCAGAATCACAGGCCCCGCTGCTAGTGTCATGACTGTGCGTGTAGCTGTTACACAGAAGTTGCGAGAAAAAATACCTGCCATAGCAGCTGTTCAGCTTTTATGA
- the LOC108332843 gene encoding nifU-like protein 2, chloroplastic isoform X2 encodes MQVVVLNTQSCCRAPQLPSSSRSFVSKKGTRFFGGHASFRRKGNVLRSSFRIHLSRSTRSLVKCVATPNPAVELPLTAENVESVLDEIRPYLIADGGNVALHEIDGNVVRLKLQGACGSCPSSVTTMKLGIERRLMEKIPEIVAVEPIADEETGLELNEENIEKVLEEIRPYLVGAADGTLELVAIDEPIVKIRITGPAASVMTVRVAVTQKLREKIPAIAAVQLL; translated from the exons ATGCAAGTTGTGGTGCTGAATACTCAATCCTGCTGCAGAGCCCCACAACTTCCTTCATCTTCTCGTTCCTTCGTATCAAAAAag GGAACCAGGTTTTTCGGTGGGCATGCTTCTTTCAGGAGGAAGGGCAACGTTTTGCGTTCTTCCTTTCGGATTCATTTATCGCGCTCTACACGTAGCCTTG TAAAGTGTGTTGCTACTCCGAATCCAGCTGTGGAACTGCCATTAACTGCTGAAAATGTAGAAAGTGTATTGGATGAAATTCGACCGTATCTCATTGCAGATGGTGGAAATGTGGCTTTACATGAAATTGATGGCAATGTTGTGCGGTTGAAGCTACAGGGAGCATGTGGTTCGTGTCCAAGCTCTGTTACAACAATGAAATTGGGCATTGAGCGTCGACTGATGGAGAAGATCCCTGAAATAGTGGCGGTTGAACCGATAGCTGATGAAGAAACTGGTCTTGAACTAAATGAAGAAAACATAGAGAAG GTTCTTGAGGAAATAAGGCCCTACTTGGTCGGGGCTGCTGATGGAACTCTTGAGTTGGTGGCTATTGATGAGCCAATAGTAAAGATCAGAATCACAGGCCCCGCTGCTAGTGTCATGACTGTGCGTGTAGCTGTTACACAGAAGTTGCGAGAAAAAATACCTGCCATAGCAGCTGTTCAGCTTTTATGA
- the LOC108339846 gene encoding WEB family protein At3g51220, with translation MDSDFSSTVDTSRPFTSVKEAVAIFGERLLLGELYSPKPFSSGTPVNRPSPSPSPSPPPMKTHQDSGDLVDVIRKLEAELEKTKAELKLLRERGTETEVALATLNAQLHKNMSKLAQAEAAAAGKAAAATPTKTVRFEISEDEKNKRELVRKKEESRSLGHILSLGENDHLFGTRKTRKHKPIIPLVGDFLFRRKSSSTTHHHNPLYASPF, from the coding sequence ATGGATTCCGATTTCAGCTCCACCGTCGACACCTCTCGTCCCTTCACCTCCGTCAAAGAAGCCGTCGCCATATTCGGCGAACGCCTTCTCCTCGGGGAACTATACTCTCCGAAGCCCTTCTCATCAGGCACTCCGGTGAACAGACCATCTCCATCACCGTCGCCATCACCACCGCCGATGAAAACTCACCAAGACAGTGGCGACCTCGTTGACGTGATAAGGAAGCTGGAGGCAGAGCTCGAGAAAACGAAGGCGGAGCTGAAGCTGCTCAGAGAAAGAGGCACCGAAACCGAGGTAGCGCTGGCAACGCTCAACGCGCAGCTTCACAAAAACATGTCCAAGTTGGCTCAGGCCGAAGCCGCCGCCGCCGGGAAGGCAGCTGCGGCGACGCCGACCAAGACGGTGCGGTTTGAGATCAGCGAAgatgagaaaaacaaaagggAGTTGGTGAGGAAGAAGGAAGAGTCACGAAGCTTGGGTCACATTCTGAGTCTTGGAGAAAACGACCATCTTTTTGGAACCAGAAAAACGAGGAAACACAAACCTATTATCCCTCTTGTCGGGGATTTCCTTTTCAGGAGAAAATCATCTTCCACTACTCATCATCACAATCCTCTTTATGCTTCTCCTTTTTAA
- the LOC108323305 gene encoding uncharacterized protein At5g49945, producing the protein MANPTLSCLFLALLCVHSLFVVFAYADSHFEGFEAEDDDEIEDASIDPASLRSPPLSDPTPLATDPTPQPPPSDLPKSPPATTTTTFDFWDDDEFEGVPVEHPAPEPPSDPKSTENSTATQTPPIPNSPRSFTVEILCGSFLIMFAINYFTGKRENENIALSWAAQFAAKDSIFEKNFSLLGIGDGGDDAPLLLKEGQTTFKFYASGRRYCQGLLATLELKSRHDLIARIYNMIVPCRDEIAFEVYMNDDAMDHVVFAMAKKKAAKAMHKDVRDLQRFGSVLSPLTSRKWVADDLAVISESKEVAADLITDAVIDQVFGDKAFEKFGKGLISLHFSDQHPGIHKKVLLFKFALPAAKNMADMTRLVALVPYYIDLIGRYKLSSQARSKTEGARQKAALEAQKELRNAQQEAMQRRKAERKKMMEEAEAKLSAEAIRKKEAKERARQMKKSMPRMKMARGA; encoded by the exons ATGGCAAATCCAACTCTCTCATGTCTCTTTCTCGCTCTTCTCTGCGTTCACTCGCTATTCGTCGTCTTTGCGTACGCCGATTCTCATTTCGAAGGTTTCGAAGCCGAAGACGACGATGAAATCGAAGACGCTTCCATCGATCCCGCATCTCTCCGATCACCGCCCCTCTCCGACCCCACCCCTCTCGCCACCGATCCAACTCCCCAACCACCACCCTCCGATCTCCCTAAGTCCCCTCccgccaccaccaccaccaccttcgATTTTTGGGACGACGACGAATTCGAGGGCGTTCCCGTCGAACACCCCGCCCCCGAACCTCCCTCCGATCCCAAATCCACTGAAAACTCCACCGCCACCCAAACCCCTCCTATCCCTAATTCTCCCCGCTCTTTCACCGTGGAGATCCTCTGCGGATCCTTTCTCATCATGTTCGCCATCAATTACTTCACCGGCAAGCGCGAGAACGAGAACATCGCGCTCTCCTGGGCTGCGCAGTTCGCTGCCAAGGATTCTATCTTCGAGAAGAATTTCAGCCTTCTAGGGATCGGTGACGGCGGCGACGATGCGCCCTTGCTGCTGAAGGAGGGGCAGACGACGTTCAAGTTCTACGCGAGCGGGAGAAGGTACTGCCAGGGGCTGTTGGCGACGCTCGAGTTGAAAAGCAGGCACGATCTCATCGCGAGGATCTATAACATGATCGTGCCCTGCAGGGACGAGATCGCGTTTGAAGTGTACATGAACGATGACGCCATGGATCATGTGGTTTTCGCAATGGCCAAGAAGAAGGCTGCCAAGGCCATGCACAAGGATGTGAGGGATTTGCAGAGGTTCGGCAGTGTTCTCTCCCCTCTCACTTCCAGGAAGTGGGTTGCTGATGACCTCGCTGTTATCTCTGAATCCAAGGAAGTAGCTGCTGATTTGATCACCGACGCCGTCATTGATCAG GTTTTTGGTGACAaagcttttgaaaaatttgGAAAAGGTTTAATTTCATTGCATTTCTCCGATCAGCACCCTGGTATACACAAGAAGGTATTGTTGTTCAAGTTTGCGCTTCCTGCTGCCAAGAACATGGCTGACATGACTCGGCTGGTGGCTCTTGTTCCATATTATATTGACTTGATCGGAAGATATAAATTAAGTTCACAG GCTCGGTCAAAGACAGAGGGTGCACGACAAAAGGCTGCTCTGGAGGCACAGAAAGAACTCCGAAATGCACAACAAGAGGCCATGCAGAGAAGAAAGGCGGAGAGGAAAAAGATGATGGAGGAGGCAGAGGCAAAGTTGAGTGCAGAGGCTATTCgaaagaaagaagcaaaagAGCGTGCTCGTCAAATGAAGAAGTCAATGCCAAGGATGAAAATGGCCCGTGGTGCGTAA
- the LOC108331773 gene encoding glyoxylase I 4: MGKIEKGSLSSASATPLPLLSLNHVSFVCKSVSESVKFYEQVLGFVLIKRPSSFKFEGAWLFNYGIGIHLLESAKIPVEKREINPKENHISFQCLDMKIIMQKLDAMKIEFVTAVVEEGGIQVDQLFFHDPDGYMIEICNCQNLPVLPISSCPLQRHPSFYYGKETFKVNFYAEESKLMMENFMMDMLKISI; the protein is encoded by the exons ATGGGAAAGATAGAGAAAGGGTCACTGTCTTCTGCTTCAGCTACCCCTCTGCCTTTGCTTTCACTAAATCATGTCTCTTTTGTATGCAAGAGTGTGAGTGAGTCTGTCAAATTCTATGAACAAGTTCTTGGATTTGTGCTTATCAAGAGACCATCTTCTTTCAAATTTGAAGGGGCATG GTTATTCAACTATGGAATTGGCATTCACCTACTGGAGTCCGCTAAGATTCCGGTGGAAAAGAGAGAGATAAACCCCAAGGAAAATCATATATCGTTTCAATGCTTAGACATGAAAATTATTATGCAGAAACTTGATGCAATGAAGATTGAGTTTGTGACAGCAGTTGTGGAAGAAGGTGGAATTCAAGTTGATCAACTGTTCTTCCATGACCCAGATGGATATATGATAGAAATATGCAACTGCCAGAATCTCCCTGTGCTTCCAATTTCCTCTTGCCCTCTCCAGCGCCACCCTTCATTCTACTATG GAAAAGAGACATTCAAGGTAAACTTCTATGCTGAAGAATCTAAGTTGATGATGGAGAATTTTATGATGGATATGTTGAAGATTTCAATATGA